The Triticum dicoccoides isolate Atlit2015 ecotype Zavitan chromosome 6A, WEW_v2.0, whole genome shotgun sequence genome has a window encoding:
- the LOC119317476 gene encoding 39S ribosomal protein L18, mitochondrial-like, producing the protein MAAVYPTTAVLPTRHSPPSFLRPPSLSWSASITQHRIPFSPRLALSPPPAANRRSFVVRAAWTRRSRGELDKSPNRKSWKQRTDMYMRPFLLNVFFSKRFVHAKVMHRGTSKVIAVATTNAKDLRTTLPSLIDDNACRTIGRLIAERSMDADVFAMAYEPKKNERIEGKLGIVIDTIKEYGIIFA; encoded by the coding sequence ATGGCCGCCGTTTACCCCACCACGGCCGTCCTCCCCACGCGCCACtcccctccttccttcctccgGCCGCCGTCCCTGTCGTGGTCCGCCTCCATCACCCAGCACCGCATCCCCTTCTCACCGCGCCTCGCTCTCTCGCCGCCACCGGCGGCCAATCGGCGGTCATTCGTGGTCCGAGCGGCGTGGACGCGGCGGTCGCGCGGCGAGTTGGACAAGAGCCCGAACCGCAAGTCGTGGAAGCAGCGCACGGACATGTACATGCGCCCGTTCCTGCTCAACGTCTTCTTCTCCAAGCGCTTCGTGCACGCCAAGGTCATGCACCGGGGCACCAGCAAGGTCATCGCCGTCGCCACCACCAACGCCAAGGACCTCAGGACCACCCTGCCGTCCCTCATCGACGACAACGCCTGCCGGACCATCGGTCGCCTCATAGCCGAGAGGTCCATGGACGCCGACGTCTTCGCCATGGCGTACGAGCCCAAGAAGAACGAGAGGATCGAGGGGAAGCTCGGGATTGTCATCGACACCATTAAGGAGTATGGCATCATCTTTGCATAG